CCGTGATGAGATGCATCGCTTCTTGAACTGTCATTCGAATTTCACCCTCTGAGTCATAAACTCGCCGGTCGGTGAGTCACCCACCGGCGGAATCCAAAAGACGCCCGTCAGTCTTTCAACGATGATCCTTTCGAGCTCTTCCTTCCGATTAACTCGCGCCCTTGCGATGGACTATTATGGCAAATCTGACAGGTCCAATTGCCGCTAGTCGCCCAAGCCCGTCAGATCATTCAGCACGACCTCTCGGTCCTCTTCGGAGGTCACCATGGCCGCCTCTGCCCGCCCCAACTCGACGTGTCTCCGCCGACTGTCCCCGTCGTTTTGAACCCCGTACGCCCGTGCGAGAGCCTCATGCGCATAGGCTCGATAGAACGGCTCTGCATTGGCCGCATGGCGCAGACACAACTCGCCATAGCGGAGAGATTCTTGCGCATTTCCAGCAAGCGCATAGACCCGGGAGGCTTGCCAAAAGCCGATGCTGCGCTTCTCGTCGTTTTGATCTTCGCGGAACCGCCAGTGGTGCATCGACGCCAGGCACGACTCGATCATGGCCTGCGTTTCGTCCGGAGTCCGTCCCGGGTTGTCCATGTAGGTCCACGTCCGGTTGTAGCAATCCGCCGCGAACCAGCGATGGGCCTTGGATTTCTCTTCGTCGGTCATCTTTGCCTCGAGTTAACTAGATCATGAGCCTGAGCGACCACGTTTTCGACGGAGAAGCCAAATTTCTCCATCACGAGCGGGCCAGGCGCAGACGCCCCGAAAGTGTCGATGCCGATCGTGCGGTCCGCATATCGCGACCACCCCATCGTCGATCCTGCCTCAACGCTCATCGTGGGTAGCGACCGGTCCAGAATCGTGTTGCGCTCCGAGGCATCCAGCCGGTCGAAGTCGTGCCACGACACCAGGTTGATCACGCGGGTGGGAATGCCCTCGCTGGCGAGAGTTTCCGCAGCCTTGAGCGCGAGGCTCACTTCGCTGCCGCTCGCCACGAGGTTGAGCCGTGGCGTCGCGGTTGGCTCGTGAATCACGTATGCGCCCTTGCGGCTCGGGTGATCTTGGCCCGGGGCGGGAGTAACGATGGGCAGCGCCTGACGCGACGTCGCAATGAGTGACGGGGTGTGCGTCTCCTCAAATGCGCGCATCCAGCACGCTACGGTCTCATTGGCGTCGGCCGGGCGCATGACATTCAAGCCGGGAATCGCGCGCAGCATCGCCAGTTGCTCGATCGGCTGGTGGGTCGGACCGTCCTCGCCTAGTCCGATCGAATCGTGCGAGAACGTGAACAGGGTGGGGCACTGCATGAGGGCGGCAAGCCGGATCGACGGTTTGCAGTAATCGCTGAAGATGAGGAAAGTTCCGCAGACGGCCTTGCATCCCCCGTGTAGGGTGATGCCATTCGCGGCCGCGGCCATCGCATGCTCGCGCACACCGTAAGCTACGTTCCGCCCTTTGCGGTCCTCCGGCGCAAACCGACCCGCCCCTTTGAGCGTGGTGAAGACGTTATTGCTCAGGTCTGCCGATCCGGAGAGCAGGTTCAGCGTCCCGGGCAGGATCGCATTCAGCGCCGCTCCGGTGGCGTTGCGCGTGGCGATGGGGTCGGTGAACGCAGGGAGCGAGATCTTGCTCGGGTCAACGAGTTTGTCAAAATCGATGCCGGACTGGGCCACCCTGGCGTCCCACTCGCGGACTAGTTCCTCTCCTCGTTTGACGGCTCCGCGCATCTCAGCCAGCGCATCATTCGGCAGGTAGAAATCCTCGTCGGCAGGGAGTCCCAGAGCGAGCTTCGTCAGGCGAACCTCTTCCACTCCAAGCGGCGATCCATGCGATTTCTCACTGCCAGCAAAGGTTGGACTGCCAAAGCCGATTGTGGTCGGGCAGATGATGAGGCTGGGACGTTCGGAGTCGCGCTGCGCTTCTCGAATTGCCGCATCGATCTGCTCGACATCCATGCCGTCGCTGACGCGAATGACTTGCCAGCCCATGGCCGCGAACTTCACCCCGGTATCTTCCGTGAACGCGATCTCGGTGCTGCCGTCAATCGAAATCTTGTTATCGTCGTAGAGCCAGATCAGCTTTCCAAGTTGTAGGTGACCCGCGAGCGAAGCCGCCTCTTGCGCCACGCCCTCCATGAGGTCACCGTCCGAGCAAAGCACGTAGGTGTAATGATCGATGATGCCGGTGTGAGCGGCTAGCGATGCCTCGGCGATGGCCATCCCAACGCTGGTGGCAACGCCTTGCCCGAGCGCGCCTGTGGCCATCTCGACCCCTGGTGTCAAATGGTTCTCGGGATGACCCGGTGTCTTGCTTCCCCACTGTCGGAAGTTCTTCAGCTCTTCGAGTGAAAGGTCATAGCCGGTCACATGGAGCAGCGCGTAGAGCAGCATTGAGCCATGACCAGCGGACAGAATGAACCGATCGCGGTTGATCCACGTCGGCCTAGTGGGCGCGTGTCGCAAGTGCCGAGACCACACGGTGTAGGCCATGGGCATCGCTCCCAATGGCAGGCCCGGGTGCCCCGAATTTGCCCGTTGGACGGCGTCGATGCAAAGCCCTCGCAAGACGTTGATGCAGGTCAGATCGAGGGAAGAAGTGGTGGTCGCGCTCACGGGCAAAAGGGTACCAGACACGCCGTCGGAGGTAGATTCAACGCAATGTCAGTCTCGCTCATTGGAGCTCTCGTCGCCTGCACCCAGGCGCTTCTCGCCCCAAGTTGGTCGGTGAACCCCTCGCGCACCATGCTCTGGGGTGGTGCGCCGTACATCCCGGTCGGCGTGCGAATTCCCGGTTCCCCCGACGCCATCCTCCGTGCGCACGATGCCGGGCTGCGAGATGTCATCGTCGAGATGCCCGCGGACGGCTCGAGCTGGGTCGACACAATCAAGCTTCTGGAAGCGAACGAGATGCGGTACTTCGTCGCCATCTCGAACAAGGCGGCGAACGCGAATGTCATCGCGGTAGAGCCCGAGGGGTACCGGATACCGGGCATCACCGGGGAGCGAATCCTTAACCTACGAATTGCGGGGGCAAGCCGCGCCCTCATGGCCGTCATCACGCAGCGCGATGCGGCGATCCAAGAGCTTCGACCGGTCACGCTCCAAAGCGGGTCGCTGCGCGAGCGGGTCGATACTCGGTCGACGCTGGAGCACGTGGTCCTTCTGTACCCGGAGCTTGAAAACCAGGGCATGCTGGACTACTGGGAGGGATGGGACCGACACCGCGACCAACTCTTGCGGACGATTCAGGCAAATCCAACGCCTCCCGGATTGCGTGGACTCGTGAACCCGATTGGGTCAGTCACCGAATTCCCCGGACCCGACACGCGGCTTATCCCAACCAGCCGAATGTTCCGACTCGAGTTCGAGGCGTACTTGCGCGCAAAGTACACCAGCGTCTTGACCGCAAGTCGCGCATGGGCCCTGCGCGCCGTAGACATCGACCAGTTCCAGGACCTGGCCCGGCTTGTGCCCCTCTGGACCGATGCACGCGGAGTCCCCAAGATGTGGGACGCAGGCACCGACAAGATTTACGACGCCGACTACAAGCGAAGTACCTTCTGGCGAGACTTCCGCGCGGCCCTCTCGGACACAGCGACGAATCGTTACGAGCGGCTTGTGCAGAGCATCCAGTCCGTGTGGAATGTGCCCGTGGTCCAGGAATGGACAGGATGGAATGCCCCCTATGCGAGTTCGACGACGGCGGTGTCTGGGCTCGGATTCGTGGGCGACGCCCAGAGTCGTACTGAGCTCATCGACGGAGCGGCTGAAGTAGTTTCCGTCGCCACTTCGCGTGGCAAAGCCATGCTCTCCATCGCCACAGATCTGAGCGATACGACCGATGTGAATCGCATTGTCAACGACCTCAAGAACTTGGGCGTGCGCGGGTTCTATTTCCGCTCCTCGGACCCTGAGGCCATGAAGACCATCGCCGCCGCACAGACCGCGCTCAACGCCGATCGCTCGCTGTCGCAGTGGAGTATCGCCCCAGTCTACTTCCCGGCTGCCTGCCAAAATCCCGCGACGAGCGGCTTGCTCGCGGGCGGACGTTACTGGGTTCCCGCGCTTGGCGAAGGCGAGCGGGTGGACTACGGCCCGAACTTCGGTTGCTACCGATACGTCGGATACGGCCGCTCCTACTACGCCCTCTGGCGAACCGACCAGATGAAGCGCACCAAGATCCGGATGGCCGACGCCAAGACAGCGACGTTTGTGAGCTCGGACGGCAACGACGTCGGAGCAAAAGCGTTCAAGGGTGGCATCGAGATCACGCTCGGGTCATCGCCGGTGCTCATTTCCGGTTTGAACGAGCCGCCCGCCCCCGAAGAAGTCCTGGGCGAAACAACGAATGCCATGGGTGCGTTCTTCGCGACAGCGGGCAACTCGATTCCCGATGCGGACCAAGAAGCGCTTTTGCTCAAGGACTTGTTGCGCGACTACGAGACGCGTCCCGGTGCAGCGCTGGTCGAGATGCGTAGGATGCTACGACGCGTTCAAGTTTCGATGTCGAAGTACGTCTGGATCGAGGCCGAGTCGTCACGGAATCACACCTTTGGAGACGTTTTTCCGCTGAAGGGCGCATCGCGAGACAACGTCTTGCGACTTAGGACGCGGATTCCGAGCGATGTCGCTCCGCTTCGAGCCAACTTCACTTTCCGGCCGAGGCAGCTCGGGCAACACGAGTTCTGGCTCGCGGCGAGGATCCCCGCCGGGTTACGAGACCGCGTTTCGGTCCAGCTGGGCGACCTAGTTTTCAAGCTCGATGCGCCGCCCGTGAGCCTTTACTCCGGTGGATTTGGCTGGTACAAACTCGGCACCGCGAACCTCGCCGATGGCGAAGCGGAGATTGCGGTGTTTGTGGACTCAGACGACGGGGCCTCCATGGAGCTTGATGCACTCATGATCAGCCCAATGACTTTCCGCCCCGATGGGATCACGCCGCCCCTAATCTTGCCTCAGATTCCGTCACGATGAAGTGAGACGGGCTGGATAATCGGCTGAACCTTACCGAATGCCTCGACCACGTCCGGGTCGAACTGCTTGCCCGCATTGCGATGGATTTCGGCGAGGGCCTCACCTGCGCTGATGGGATCACGCCAACCGGACTCCTGGGTCATCTGATCGAACGCCTCGGCAACGGCGATGATGCGAGCGCCGAGCGGGATTCGCTCGCCCTGGAGTCCATCGGGGTAGCCCTGGCCGTCCCAGCGCTCGTGGTGGTGGCGAATCATCGCCAGCGCAGGAACCATCCATGGCAGCTCTTCCAACATCGTCTCAGCCAGGTGTGAGTGCGCTTTGATCACCTTGAAATCCTCATCCGTGAGTTCTCCCAGTTTGGTGAGTATCTCACGATCCACTTGGATCTTGCCGATGTCGTGCAGCATGGCCCCCCGGCGTATGTCGGCAAGCTCCGATTCATCGAGTCCGAGGGCATGCGCGGTAGCGACCGCGTAGACCGCGACCCTCTGCGCATGATCGGCCTCGCCAGGAACGTGGATGTCCAGCGCGCCGAGCAGGGCCTGGACGGCGTCCCGCTGTGTTGCATGTAAGATGCTCGATAGGTCCATAGTCCGCCTAGGGCAACAACCTACCCCAAGACGCATCCTTTTGCGGTTCCAGACCGTACCCAATAGCGTGATGCCGCAATCGCCCCCCGCTAGGTCCGACAACACGGCCCTCAAAGTCGTGTTGGTGGTCCTCGTTTTCGTGCTCGTGCCATGCATAGTTCTCAGCTTCATCGGATACAACTTCTTGAAGAAGGGAGTGAGCGCAATGAGCGAATCCATCATGCCAACCGCGGCATGCGCCGCGAATTTCGAGTACGTCCGGGACTCGGCCCTGGCTTACGCGGGCGATCATAACGGCGCACTCCCTCCCTCAAAGGACTGGCAGGCAGCGCTAGAGCCGTACTATCGTAAATTGAGCGCTAGGCTTGGGGAGAGCAAAGAGTTCATGGGGACCAAGTTTGAGATCAAACCGCTGCCGAAGGACAAGCCGTGGTCGTGTGAAACCGGGCCAAAAACGCCGAACACCGGCATCACATTTAACCTTGACGTTGCGGGCAAGAAGCTCTCGGACATCACCAACCCCGAATCGACCGTGCTCTTCTTCGAGACACCAGAGGTCAGGCTGAACGCCGCGACCCCCTACGTTCCCCAGCCTAAGTCGACGGCACCGAAGATCATTGCCGGCGAGGCCCGCGACTGGTTCGTCGTGAACATCAAGGGCGAGATGAAGATGGATGATTCAAAGATTCGGTTCCGTACGGGCCCGGAATCCAAAACCGGAGTTCGAATTGAGACCGGTACGTCGAATGGGCGCTGAGCTGGCTCTTTCCGGGTCCCGATAAACGTAGTATCCTTTAGGCACGGTAACTGAATGACGATTTTCCTTTCATCTAGCTTGGCTCTCTTTGGCGGCGGCTCCGAATGGCTGATCGTCGGTCTCGTCGTGCTGCTGTTGTTCGGTGGCTCCAAGATCCCGCAACTCATGCGCGGCATCGGCCAGGGCGCGGGAGAGTTCCAACGCGGGATTCGCGAAGGACGCAAGCCCGAAGACGAGAAGAAGGAGTCGTAACCACATGTTTGGTGGCGTGCCAGAGTGGCTAATCCTTCTCATGGTCGTGCTGCTGCTTTTTGGCGGCAAGCAGATCCCCCAGATGATGCGCGGCATCGGCAAAGGTCTAGGCGAACTTCAAAAAGGAGTCGAGGACAGCAAGCGGATGCTGAATGAAGCGGCCATGGAGGCGAACGAGCCTGCACCCGCAAAGCCAACTCCCGCAGTGCTGCCTACCCCCGAGGCTTCGACCGAAGCGAAGAGCGAGCCCTCTCCGTAGGCCGCGGGTATGGCGGATGGCGAAATCCCACAGACCAGTCTGAGCGTCCTCATTGTCAATTGGAACACCCGCGAATGGCTCGTGCGGTGTATCGATTCCATCCATCGCTTTCCTCCCGGCGTCCCGTACGAGATCATCGTCGTCGATAACGCCAGCAGCGATGGCAGCGCCGAAGCCGTCCGTGAGATGGGCATCACGCTGCGTGCCGAGCAAACGAACCACGGCTACGCGCGCGGCAACAACCTCGCCTTCCAGGTGGCGCGCGGCGACTGGCTCCTGACACTCAATCCCGATACTGAGGTGACAGAGGGAGCGCTGGATACCGCACTCGAACGGTTGCGGAACCATCCCAAGCACGCGTGCCTGGGCGCCAAGCTCATCGATCCCGAACCTCCCTATGCGTCTCAGCGATCCGTCCGAGGTTTTCCCAGCGTGCTGGGGATTCTCGGCATGCTGACCGGGCTGGACAAGCGCTTCCCACGGGGCACCTTGGGTTCATACTCGCTCCCCGGATTCGACTATGAGCTGGAGCAGAACGCACCCCAACCGATGGGGACTTTCTTACTCTTCCGGCGCGCGGCGCTGGCGACGATCGGCGATCCGACTTCCCCATTCGACGAGCGTTTTCCGATCTTCTTCAATGAAGTGGACCTCTTGGCGCGGCTGGCGAAGAACGGTTGGAGCACGCTCTACTGCCCCGAGGTCCAGATTGTCCATCTGGGGGGCGCGAGCACTCGGCAGGCTCGTCCGCAGATGATTTGGGAGTCTCATCGAAGCCTCATCCGGTATCTTGTGAAGCACACCCGGAGGACAGCGCGGCTTCTATTGCCTGGCCTGGCCCTGGTGATTTGGCTTGGCGCGTGGGTGCGCGCCCGGAGTTATCATCGCGGATTTAGAGCTTAGCATCACGATCTGTAGCTGGAATGCGCGCGAAGACTTGCGGGCATGCCTCGCTTCCCTGCGAGACCGTGCCAACGAGGCGCGGTTTGAGACCATCGTCATCGAGAACAACTCGGAAGACGGCAGCGGCGACATGGTGGCTCAGGAATTCCCCGAGGTTCGGCTGTTCCGACAGGGGGTGAACCTTGGTTTCTGCGGCGGCCATAACGTTGGAGTCGGGCACATGCTCGGCAAACACTGGTTCTGCCTCAACTCCGATACGATCGTTCACGAAGGAGCGTTGCGGCGCATGATCGACTGCCTGGAAGCAAACTCCGAGATCGCGATCCTTGGCCCCAAACTCTTGAACACCGACGGCTCGCTCCAGTACAGCGTCCGACGTTTCCCGAACCCCGTGGCAGCCCTGTTCCGGAACACGTTGCTAGGCAGGCTGTGGCCTTCGAACCCCTTCACGCGCACCTACCTGATGAAGGACTTCGACCACGATGCGCCGATCGACGCCGATTGGGTGAGTGGGGCGGCGTTCATGATGTCACGTCGCGCGCTCGACAGCGTCGGCACCTTTGACCCCGAGTACTACATGTTCTGCGAAGATGTTGACCTCTGCTTTCGTTGCCACCGAGCCGGATTTCGGGTCCACTACTTACCAACCGCCCACGTGACCCACCACATTGGCCGCAGCACCGACAAGGCTCCGAACCGGATGATCGTCCGGTTTCACAAGTCGATGTATCTCTTTTTCAAACGGAACCAGATCCGTGATTTTGCGCCGCTCGCACGACCGCTCATGCTGTTCGTCGCGGCGAGCGGACTGACCTTGCGGGCTAGCGCGTTCATCATCAAAAACCTAATCGACCGGCTGGGCCGGAGGCTACGGCGATGAGCCAACGGATCCCGCTTGCCCTGCTCGCCGTCGTGCTCGCGCTCGCGACCGTCACGGGAGGTTTCATCACAGTTGAGCCCATGCCCGTAGTCTGGTCGGCAATTCTCGGCAGCCTACCACGGGTACCGGAACTGCCGACTACTGTGCACTTCATGCTCGGTCTCGTCCCTGTGAGCATCTTCGGGCTTGCCCTGGCGCGGCGACGTGTCACTCCGACCCCAAACCTTAAGGTCCTGGTGCCGCTCATGGTGCTCCTGGGGTTGCTGTTCATCTCGGTCATCGTTTCGGTCGCGCGTTACATCAGCTTCGTCTCGTTCTTGGAGTGGGCCACGGCGGCGACCATGCTCGGCGCGATCCTCGTCACTGCTGGACGCGAACGTGGACCGCGGTTGCTGCTTGCGGCCATCGCCGTCGGCGGCGTGGCGGTGTCTCTCGTGGGCATTCAGGAGTACGCCGGCTCCCGCGCACTGGATCCGAACTGGCGCATCTTCGGTGGTTGGATCAATCAAAACGTCTACGCCGCGGTACTGAACTTGTGCTTCTTCTCCGCACTTGCCTGGTGCTGGACCGGCGAGCGGGTTGCTCGGCTGCTCGCGATTCTCGGCGCGGGCATCATCCTCTTCGCGCTGTATCTCACCCAATCCCGCGGTGGCGTGCTGTCGATCGCTTGCGGACTACTGGTGTGCCTGCTGCTGCCGCTCAGGCGTCCGACCGTGCGCCAGATCGGCTCCTTCGTCGCTCCATTGATTGTCGCGGCAGTGCTCGTGGCGGGCGTGCTGGCCACCAAGCCAGGACCCAAGGGAGGCGGAACGACGGCGGGACCGCGTATTCTCGGCGGGGGCGCAGCCCCGTCGAACTCTGCCGACTTCCGCAAGCTCCTCTGGAAGAGTGCGATCACCCTGGCCAAGGAAAACCCCGCGGGTTCCGGCCTGAATACGTTTCAGTACGTCGGCACGAAGCCAGGGCTGGTAAGCAAGACCCAGCTCGCGCACTCTAGTTATCTGCAACTTGCCGCCGAAGCAACGCCCTTCGCCGCGGTGACATTCGTCGTCGTCCTCGTGGCAGTGATGCTCGAGCTTGGCCGTCGGTCGCACGGCGAACCCGAAGCAAACCAACTCATTCGCAGCGCAGTGCTCGGAGCCATCGTCGCGGCGGCGGTGCACAACCAGTTCGACAGCCTGCTCTACCACTTCGAGTATCTTCTCCTGCTCTTCGGCATGATCGGGATCGGCCTCCAGGTGGCCGCAGACGGCTCATCGCCCGAAGTGATGCCAAAACCCGCGCGGATCGTGGCAGCCCTCGGTTGCGGGCTTCTCGTGGTCCTCTTAGGCAAGGCGGCGATGG
The sequence above is drawn from the Chthonomonas sp. genome and encodes:
- the tkt gene encoding transketolase; protein product: MSATTTSSLDLTCINVLRGLCIDAVQRANSGHPGLPLGAMPMAYTVWSRHLRHAPTRPTWINRDRFILSAGHGSMLLYALLHVTGYDLSLEELKNFRQWGSKTPGHPENHLTPGVEMATGALGQGVATSVGMAIAEASLAAHTGIIDHYTYVLCSDGDLMEGVAQEAASLAGHLQLGKLIWLYDDNKISIDGSTEIAFTEDTGVKFAAMGWQVIRVSDGMDVEQIDAAIREAQRDSERPSLIICPTTIGFGSPTFAGSEKSHGSPLGVEEVRLTKLALGLPADEDFYLPNDALAEMRGAVKRGEELVREWDARVAQSGIDFDKLVDPSKISLPAFTDPIATRNATGAALNAILPGTLNLLSGSADLSNNVFTTLKGAGRFAPEDRKGRNVAYGVREHAMAAAANGITLHGGCKAVCGTFLIFSDYCKPSIRLAALMQCPTLFTFSHDSIGLGEDGPTHQPIEQLAMLRAIPGLNVMRPADANETVACWMRAFEETHTPSLIATSRQALPIVTPAPGQDHPSRKGAYVIHEPTATPRLNLVASGSEVSLALKAAETLASEGIPTRVINLVSWHDFDRLDASERNTILDRSLPTMSVEAGSTMGWSRYADRTIGIDTFGASAPGPLVMEKFGFSVENVVAQAHDLVNSRQR
- a CDS encoding HD domain-containing protein is translated as MDLSSILHATQRDAVQALLGALDIHVPGEADHAQRVAVYAVATAHALGLDESELADIRRGAMLHDIGKIQVDREILTKLGELTDEDFKVIKAHSHLAETMLEELPWMVPALAMIRHHHERWDGQGYPDGLQGERIPLGARIIAVAEAFDQMTQESGWRDPISAGEALAEIHRNAGKQFDPDVVEAFGKVQPIIQPVSLHRDGI
- the tatA gene encoding twin-arginine translocase TatA/TatE family subunit encodes the protein MTIFLSSSLALFGGGSEWLIVGLVVLLLFGGSKIPQLMRGIGQGAGEFQRGIREGRKPEDEKKES
- the tatA gene encoding twin-arginine translocase TatA/TatE family subunit — translated: MFGGVPEWLILLMVVLLLFGGKQIPQMMRGIGKGLGELQKGVEDSKRMLNEAAMEANEPAPAKPTPAVLPTPEASTEAKSEPSP
- a CDS encoding glycosyltransferase family 2 protein; its protein translation is MADGEIPQTSLSVLIVNWNTREWLVRCIDSIHRFPPGVPYEIIVVDNASSDGSAEAVREMGITLRAEQTNHGYARGNNLAFQVARGDWLLTLNPDTEVTEGALDTALERLRNHPKHACLGAKLIDPEPPYASQRSVRGFPSVLGILGMLTGLDKRFPRGTLGSYSLPGFDYELEQNAPQPMGTFLLFRRAALATIGDPTSPFDERFPIFFNEVDLLARLAKNGWSTLYCPEVQIVHLGGASTRQARPQMIWESHRSLIRYLVKHTRRTARLLLPGLALVIWLGAWVRARSYHRGFRA
- a CDS encoding glycosyltransferase family 2 protein; this translates as MARGCAPGVIIADLELSITICSWNAREDLRACLASLRDRANEARFETIVIENNSEDGSGDMVAQEFPEVRLFRQGVNLGFCGGHNVGVGHMLGKHWFCLNSDTIVHEGALRRMIDCLEANSEIAILGPKLLNTDGSLQYSVRRFPNPVAALFRNTLLGRLWPSNPFTRTYLMKDFDHDAPIDADWVSGAAFMMSRRALDSVGTFDPEYYMFCEDVDLCFRCHRAGFRVHYLPTAHVTHHIGRSTDKAPNRMIVRFHKSMYLFFKRNQIRDFAPLARPLMLFVAASGLTLRASAFIIKNLIDRLGRRLRR
- a CDS encoding O-antigen ligase family protein — its product is MSQRIPLALLAVVLALATVTGGFITVEPMPVVWSAILGSLPRVPELPTTVHFMLGLVPVSIFGLALARRRVTPTPNLKVLVPLMVLLGLLFISVIVSVARYISFVSFLEWATAATMLGAILVTAGRERGPRLLLAAIAVGGVAVSLVGIQEYAGSRALDPNWRIFGGWINQNVYAAVLNLCFFSALAWCWTGERVARLLAILGAGIILFALYLTQSRGGVLSIACGLLVCLLLPLRRPTVRQIGSFVAPLIVAAVLVAGVLATKPGPKGGGTTAGPRILGGGAAPSNSADFRKLLWKSAITLAKENPAGSGLNTFQYVGTKPGLVSKTQLAHSSYLQLAAEATPFAAVTFVVVLVAVMLELGRRSHGEPEANQLIRSAVLGAIVAAAVHNQFDSLLYHFEYLLLLFGMIGIGLQVAADGSSPEVMPKPARIVAALGCGLLVVLLGKAAMGEVLRGTGLAQISSPEGAAAIRQATALNPGDGMAMYLESALPPTGAENRQIELLRQAAAAEPRMRYYRALSQAYLARSEPENAMLAIRDGLRLDPYNLDALNSLRKIAISSGDDSGAQEVARQMIEAEKSTTFTVRAIPEIVPTETAEARQYLAGRSLIAHKQAVLLEPAWQTLVQFATVSDPFVRNVIGDDSEARYAGESLETLSEKRTLAIEIGRQLARAYRDQNLGGKAAEVEGVLGTLFKAE